The following proteins are co-located in the Amblyraja radiata isolate CabotCenter1 chromosome 8, sAmbRad1.1.pri, whole genome shotgun sequence genome:
- the ccr6 gene encoding C-C chemokine receptor type 6, with amino-acid sequence MDDSSAGYEDFLLYEYTTSFDYGDVELLCRTSDDKRLSSLFIPIFYSIITIIGIIGNGLVVLTYMFYKKVRTMTDMYLVNLAIADILFVVTLPFRAVDVPGGWIFGDIGCKILMGIYSINFNSGMLLLAVISIDRYVAIVHATKYFNYRGKALVYSKTICIVIWIAGIVVSMPTFIFSTSYEFNTTGKTVCEIRYPKSYSNIGKAVAPTIQLTLGFFIPLFIMVCCYSLIIKTLLQARNFLRHKALQVVIAVVATFVICQVPYNVVVVYDIFWTENCEVFKLMAIVRTVTKSFAFFHCCLNPVLYAFIGVKFRFYFLKILQDIWCLSKWNISARPSSETFVSRRTSGFDIDNLSSFTV; translated from the coding sequence ATGGATGATTCCAGTGCAGGATATGAAGACTTTTTGTTATATGAGTACACTACTTCTTTTGATTATGGAGATGTGGAATTATTGTGTCGCACGAGTGACGACAAGAGACTTTCATCGCTGTTCATTCCGATTTTTTATTCAATCATCACTATCATTGGCATAATCGGCAATGGTTTGGTAGTGCTCACCTACATGTTTTACAAGAAAGTTAGGACTATGACTGACATGTATCTGGTGAATTTGGCCATTGCCGATATACTGTTTGTGGTTACCTTGCCATTCAGGGCTGTGGACGTCCCTGGAGGTTGGATTTTTGGAGATATTGGGTGTAAAATTTTGATGGGCATATACAGTATCAACTTCAACAGTGGCATGTTATTGCTAGCTGTCATTAGCATTGATCGATATGTTGCTATAGTTCATGCAACAAAGTATTTTAATTACAGGGGAAAGGCACTGGTTTACAGCAAAACTATTTGCATAGTCATCTGGATCGCTGGAATTGTTGTATCAATGCCGACATTCATTTTTAGCACAAGTTACGAGTTTAACACAACAGGAAAAACGGTGTGCGAGATTCGATACCCAAAAAGCTATTCAAATATAGGGAAAGCAGTTGCTCCAACAATACAACTAACACTCGGCTTCTTTATACCTCTGTTCATCATGGTCTGTTGTTACTCTCTGATAATTAAAACGCTTCTCCAAGCTCGAAATTTCCTGAGGCATAAGGCTTTACAGGTTGTAATAGCTGTGGTGGCAACTTTTGTAATTTGTCAAGTGCCATACAATGTGGTTGTAGTTTATGACATATTTTGGACAGAGAACTGTGAGGTATTCAAGTTGATGGCAATTGTCCGCACGGTGACAAAATCCTTTGCCTTTTTCCATTGTTGCCTGAACCCTGTCCTCTATGCCTTTATTGGCGTTAAATTCAGATTTTATTTTTTGAAGATTCTCCAAGATATCTGGTGTTTAAGCAAATGGAACATTTCTGCAAGGCCTTCCAGTGAAACATTTGTGTCAAGGCGTACATCTGGCTTTGATATTGACAACCTATCATCTTTTACTGTATGA